In Aspergillus nidulans FGSC A4 chromosome II, the genomic stretch TGGGATCCGCTTGAAGCATAGGATGGGGAAGTATATCTCCTAAAGCGGCTGCCTGGTTGTGGCTGTATTCGTATTCGTGCTCATATCAACTTACTCAGAGTTGTTACTTTTCAAGGGGTCGCTCACTATGAGGTATATACGTAAGCATGTCTTGCGTCAGTCTATATATCCGGGATGACGAACCGCGACCAACTAGTCGACTCTACACTATAGCTCCCAGCTTTGAAGACTCAGCCGAGACTCCTATCTATGTAGTGAGATGGGTGGGATCAGCATCGAAGACGGACAGATGGCAAACGAGACTGTGGCTGAGCTGTCCTCTTGCCATCGATCCTAAGACTGTAGGGTCTGCCCACAATGAATCATAACGCCTGATTATGAGCTTAACAAGGATCACGGCAATGAGGGATATACTTTGGTCGGTCCCTGTACCAAATTTATCTACGCTGTACTACTAACGGAACGAGAACACCCATGCTACTCTATGCCCGTAGAACGGTACTATGGATAGGCTATTTCTGAGCATGATATAGAGAGCGCCTATTTCCGGGTGTGCATTACAAGACTATTGCAATGTAACCTGCAAAACACTTGTCGTACCGGCTTACTAGTCTTATCCTATCGGATGATTTGACGGCGGGTGCATCGGTAAGTGTCAGCTTATTCTCTATAATTTATATATCTCGAATCAAGAGTGCTTACTGGGCCCCTTCCACCTTAACCCAGCCCCATGTTCCATTGCAGCCTGCCATGCCCAGGTGTACCCTTTTCTATGTTGTCAGCATTTGCTAATATGACCATGTTAAAAAGATACATTACGCTTGCGCGGCGCTTCTTACCGATTTGCGACTTCACAACAATGAGGAATAGACCTGCTGGGCCTGAGGCTGAGCTTTAAAAGGGCCAACAGTTGATCCTAACAGTTGGCAAGTTACTTGCATTTTCtaattctctctttcttttcttttcttttccatccCTTCTCTATCTGGGTCACTTGACAGCGCGGTCCTCCTCATGCTTCTAGGTTGCGTTGGATGATGTCATGGCTTTGGCTGCCCTTACGGCTCGCATTTGACGCTGTACGGAGGTCGAATCTTGGATCTTGACTCCAACCGGTGTGGAAGTTAAGCCATTTATTATCTAGTCTGCCAGAGAATTTGTAGCTTGGCGGGTGATCAGATGCATTATGCGATAACTCTCTGTAGTTCGAGCAGGTTTTCACGATGTCGATTACATCAAGCAAGGTCAAAGCGTAGGAGCTCTAATGCTGTATTTGGATATCAAGATGTTAGGGAATAGCCTAATCTATTCTACCCGACCTAGGCGCGATTGACCAGTCACTCTGAGTGGCTATATGCTCTACTTATTTAAGAGAACGAACCATCATAATTCGTCCAGACTGGAAGTTCCAGGTCAACAACTATAGGACCGGGGTGGAACTTCCTGCCTCCATGGTGCGGCCAGCTGGTTGCCATGATCGCAGCATTTACGATACACGTCTCGCGTTTGTGAGATCGGTGATGCTCTGCGCCCGTATACTCAACTTCAACGCCGACTTTGGCTTCGGTATCGGATTCGCTTGAGCGCACATCTGCTGTCTGACCATAGCCTATGCCCGGCCGCTGATGTGGAAGTATCACGACATCTGGTGAGTCGAGTGACGGGAACAGCGATCCCGCTCGAGAAAGACCAAAACCCACGTTATCGAGGCGAGGGGCTCGTTTGCCCGTTAGATCGACAAGGCATTGCTTTTTGCTCCCTTGAGATGGGAGGGTTCCCTGGGTGACTTGGTCTCTGACGCGTTTGCTTCCACCCTCATCGCCCTCGTTAGTTGCAGATGCGGCCGTAGATGCCCCCCAATGGACCCGTTTATAGCCTCGTCCCTCGTGAACATGTCCACAAACAGCAAGACACGGTCTAACAATTCGCAGCCTCTCCCCCAAAGCTGGACATCCCATACGTTTATCCGCCTCAGAACTAGTAGAGACATTGTCATAATCGCAAGCAAAACGAGGCGGCGTATGCGTGACGACGACATCTGCGTCCAGTGGAATATCGCGCCATAGCTCCTCAGCCCCGTCAGGCTCGTATAAGAACGCCCACTCACCGTCGCTCTGTGAATACGGGGAGCCAAAGACCTTAAAGACTGTGTTTGGACCACCAGCCTTGCGGAGCCGCACTAGTGCTgactggtgctggaggaatACGatcgatgaggaggcggtggtgATTGTTTTAAGGCattcttctggatcttggcGGTGTTTATTGTGAAATTTTGTGCTATTTTGACTGTAGAAGGGAGCGTCCAGGGTTATGTCGTGGTTCCCTGTTTGCGTCCGCTTAGTCGCTGGCCTTCGGTATAAAAGCGGATTGTTGTCTATGAACCTTGCTGGGCGACGGATAAAATACTAACCACAAATGACAATCTTGATTTCATAATCCGCAGTCGCAATCCAGTTCATCGTCTTGCGAAGTTCGGAACTGCTACCCTGATTTGTGAGATCTCCTGCGTGGATCAAGACGTCGCCCGCGGGGAGTCTGAATCCCGCTTCCGAAGGCGTGTAGCCATGAGTATCAGAGACACAGACAAAACGAGTTTTCCGGCGCATCTTCGTATGAGGTGTGGTATGCGAGCCAGTTTCCAATATTATGACAATATATGTGGTTGGTAGTAAACATCTACTCGCAGGCAAGGCACAGCAACGGAATGATTCGGTGTTGCCGCTTCTTAAGGGGTTATGTAATCAAACGGTGGTCACCCTAAGGAGTACTCTTGCCTAGTCATGACTTGTTTTAATGCTTGCTTTGCAAGTAATATCAGTTTTCTTGTGAAGCATGTTGTGAAGAAAAATGGCGCAAAGCGCCGCGTGGCCCGGGACTTACGATCAAGGTCGGAAAAGAGGTCTGCTATAGATTCCAAGAGCCGGAGGTCGGTATTGAAAGTCTGCGCCGTTGGAGACGCAATGAGATATCGAAAAAGGGAGACCACAGCGGTCAGTATATACTGAGCATGAATCCTAAAAACTGTAAGAAACTGCTTATGTTAAGAAACAGATAGCCACACACACCAAAAAGTATGCCAGTTGTGGGCATGCCGTATACGGCATAAATAGAGGAGTATGATCCGGGACTCTTGGTGGAACAGCTCCGCACTAGAAGGTAGGAAGGACCAGgcctctggagaagacatTTGTGTACTGCTTGCTCCATGGATTCTTCGCAGGCGAAAGTAATAATCGAGGTGAAGGTTAACTCCGCGTAGACTCAAGTCGTGAAAAGTATAGTCAGGTGTATTCCCTGTCGCAAAAACATCAGGCCAGCAGCTATTCGGGAAGCTGGACTTGAGAGCGCTTAGTTCTTCATCGAGTTCGCGAATACACTGGAGTCTTATAGCTACCGGCTGAGCTCGGCTATGGTTGGAGTAGAGGAGAGTGTGGATTTTGGACTTGATAAGGGACATACGGAGATCGGACGGGTATATGACAGGTTTGAAGGACAGGGGCCGCAGGAAAAAATGGTCGTCTGAGCAGGATTCAACGTAGCCGTCCGGCGGCTGTAAGTCCAAGTCAACGTCATTGAACAGAGGTGGTATGCTAAAGCGGATGGCCAAGGTTTTGTCAGAACCGTAGATATACCAGAATAGAGCACGTAGATGTtcgccctcctcctcacGAACAACAGAGGCTCGATGAGCTCCCAAGCTATAGGTGATTGGAACGGCGACTGCCAGTAGTGAGTCCACGGTTTTTGTATGACCAAGGGGTCCTAGACATGTGGCCTGCTGTTGATCAGCCTTCATCTAATCAGTATCAATGTTAAAGCTTACAATAATAACGAATGCCTCTAAGCTTCTCACGCTAGGATCCTCGATTAACAGTCGGGGTATCAGTGATAGCACAGCACGTATGTAAGCATCCGAATCGGAATCCAAAAAGGCGGGCTCAAGTCTATGATTTCCGTAATCTGGGAAGTAAAAGCCACTAAACAGGCCAGATGTGCGGTGTGGTTCTGCTGGATTTGAGTGTGCAAGGCATTTTCATCAAGCAACCTCTGCAACGCTTCAACGTTGGCAACAAGAAAGACTGAATATAGCCCGGTATTAGCATACTGGTGCAAACAGCGCTGGACTAAGTGCCGTGGTGGCTACTTTTGGACTGTCGCCTTTTCTGAGTCTCGAGGATCCCTAGTGCCAAACGCTTTGGACAATCCTTGTAAAAATTGGTCGACATCGAAATAACAGCTAGTTTGTTGGAGAACAGCGGAGCAGAATAATTCCCTCT encodes the following:
- a CDS encoding uncharacterized protein (transcript_id=CADANIAT00004457) produces the protein MLRNSLSIVPFYGHRVAWVFSFLSDPLKSNNSDHNQAAALGDILPHPMLQADPTTRALSQLCLSPASTLVAGPGC
- a CDS encoding metallophosphatase domain-containing protein (transcript_id=CADANIAT00004458) → MRRKTRFVCVSDTHGYTPSEAGFRLPAGDVLIHAGDLTNQGSSSELRKTMNWIATADYEIKIVICGNHDITLDAPFYSQNSTKFHNKHRQDPEECLKTITTASSSIVFLQHQSALVRLRKAGGPNTVFKVFGSPYSQSDGEWAFLYEPDGAEELWRDIPLDADVVVTHTPPRFACDYDNVSTSSEADKRMGCPALGERLRIVRPCLAVCGHVHEGRGYKRVHWGASTAASATNEGDEGGSKRVRDQVTQGTLPSQGSKKQCLVDLTGKRAPRLDNVGFGLSRAGSLFPSLDSPDVVILPHQRPGIGYGQTADVRSSESDTEAKVGVEVEYTGAEHHRSHKRETCIVNAAIMATSWPHHGGRKFHPGPIVVDLELPVWTNYDGSFS
- a CDS encoding fungal specific transcription factor domain-containing protein (transcript_id=CADANIAT00004459), whose product is MSTPTPPRRGGRLRRACDFCQQKIDAEVASVRNSAKHLPKPKHGFGIWSPGYPNQQKPAASDNSLSIGYLQDPRDLDTGLAMFRREVSLCGVGSSGSAERELFCSAVLQQTSCYFDVDQFLQGLSKAFGTRDPRDSEKATVQKLEPAFLDSDSDAYIRAVLSLIPRLLIEDPSMKADQQQATCLGPLGHTKTVDSLLAVAVPITYSLGAHRASVVREEEGEHLRALFWYIYGSDKTLAIRFSIPPLFNDVDLDLQPPDGYVESCSDDHFFLRPLSFKPVIYPSDLRMSLIKSKIHTLLYSNHSRAQPVAIRLQCIRELDEELSALKSSFPNSCWPDVFATGNTPDYTFHDLSLRGVNLHLDYYFRLRRIHGASSTQMSSPEAWSFLPSSAELFHQESRIILLYLCRIRHAHNWHTFWIHAQYILTAVVSLFRYLIASPTAQTFNTDLRLLESIADLFSDLDRKSRATRRFAPFFFTTCFTRKLILLAKQALKQVMTRQEYSLG